The Paenibacillus pabuli DNA segment TTGTATGACGACGATTCCACTAATCAAGGTATAACGTTTAAAGCTGGAAGAGCTAGCTTTTAGATAGTCTGTACGGCTAAAGCTGTGGGGTTCTTAACTTGTTATTACTTCCCCAGTCCATTTCTGGTATAGACAACGGCTAAGTCATCCCCTGAGAGAGCGTATGCTGTGCTAGGCTGATAGCTTCTTAACAGAGCTTCTGATCTATAGACATAGACTAACCTCACATTAGGGAGTTTTTTCTCTTCCAGAAATGGCTGTCCATAACTATGGTAAAATTAAGCTTTTCACATGTTTAATTTATTTTAAGTATCTAAAGGTTGGAACAACATTGTAAACTTGTTTTAGTAAATAATGTGATATAATTTAAAGAATAGAAATAAGAAATAATCCCTTGAAAGAAGGAGAGAAAATCATTGAATAAGAGTCTGATTTTATTGGGAACCACTAGTTTCCTACTTTTGGGTAGTATATTTATGTCTACTCCGACGAGCAAAGTTGATGAGAAGCAAACTCAAAGTACAATTCGAACAGGTGTCTATACTTCAGATGGCACTAAACTTGACCATATACCTTGGAAAAGCCTACTTAATGACTATCATTCTTTGGGAAATAATGATGAACTAGCTTCTCCCCCACGTTCAGACGTTTACTTACCAGACGGTACCAACGCAGAAAAGCTTCCTTGGACAAATCTGGATCTTGTGAAGTAATTGTATATAGCAAGCGTGGCAACAGCAAGTTGTTGCCTCTTTACTTTTTCTAGACTATTAACTGAAATAATATAATATTCAACAGGTATGATTTATTGGAGGGCTAGAATGGAACTAAAATTTAATCTAGAGTTTGATGATCTGGCTGATATGCAAGAGAATGTTGTTCGAAAATCCAAAGAACATAGAAAAATTAAATTGATTATGACTATAATTTTTTCTTTTCTTATTTTCTTCACAGTTCTACGGGCCTCTTTTTCCCTTATAAGTTTAGCTATCATTGTATTATTTGTTATTACTTTTCCCTTTGCGTATATCAAACTGACCATTTTTTCGTTGAAAAGGAACTTAAAAAAACAAAATCTAAGTATGATACTCGGCAAAAATGTAATGATTCTTAGTGATGAAGGAATTTCTCGGAGCACCGGAAAAAATACTTCCTTTTTAAAATGGGATGACATCTCCATTGTTAGGGAAGATACAGAGCATTACTTTTTATATATGACTGACATCCAAGGCATTATTATCCCTAAAAGGGCGATATCTAGTGAACAATTAAGTCAGGA contains these protein-coding regions:
- a CDS encoding YcxB family protein, which produces MELKFNLEFDDLADMQENVVRKSKEHRKIKLIMTIIFSFLIFFTVLRASFSLISLAIIVLFVITFPFAYIKLTIFSLKRNLKKQNLSMILGKNVMILSDEGISRSTGKNTSFLKWDDISIVREDTEHYFLYMTDIQGIIIPKRAISSEQLSQEFQHYYDIFLLPKLLA